One Campylobacter sp. RM16192 genomic region harbors:
- a CDS encoding O-acetylhomoserine aminocarboxypropyltransferase/cysteine synthase family protein: MKQETIATHFGYDTKIGTGSMAVPLYQTTAYDFGTAETAANRFALAELGPIYTRLNNPTTDIFEARLAALENGAAAIATASGQAAIFYAVANIAEAGENIIVAKKIYGGSNTLFHHTLKRFGIEARAFDSDSADDLENLIDGKTRAIFFETLSNPQIAIPNIEKIVAIANKHGIITIADNTVPTPILLRPIEHGVDVVVHSASKYMSGQGLSIAGAVIASKDLNKKIINSSRYVHFKEPDDSYHGLVYAKLTDNFDIYTLRMRLSLIRDIGATISPFNSWQLIQGLETLALRMKKHSDNTLKIAEFLNSHKAVKSVTYPGLKSDKGYERAQKYFDSGMASGLLCFEVDSFEVAKKVLDRVKIFSIVVNIGDSKSIITHPASTTHQQIPAKELEKIGVPAGLIRLSIGLEDADDLIEDLKQALEG; the protein is encoded by the coding sequence ATGAAACAAGAAACCATTGCCACGCACTTTGGCTACGACACCAAAATCGGCACAGGCTCGATGGCGGTACCTCTTTACCAAACTACGGCTTATGATTTTGGCACTGCCGAGACTGCGGCAAATCGTTTTGCACTAGCCGAACTTGGACCGATTTACACAAGACTAAACAACCCTACGACAGATATTTTTGAAGCTAGACTTGCAGCTCTTGAAAACGGCGCGGCTGCTATAGCTACGGCAAGCGGACAGGCTGCTATATTTTACGCGGTTGCAAACATCGCAGAAGCAGGCGAAAACATCATCGTAGCTAAGAAAATTTACGGCGGCTCAAACACTTTGTTTCACCACACGCTAAAAAGATTTGGCATAGAAGCAAGAGCCTTTGATAGCGACAGCGCGGACGATCTTGAAAATTTGATAGACGGCAAAACTAGGGCGATATTTTTTGAAACGCTCTCAAATCCGCAAATCGCCATCCCAAATATCGAAAAAATAGTCGCTATCGCAAATAAACACGGCATCATAACCATAGCCGATAACACCGTGCCTACACCGATCCTGCTTCGCCCTATAGAGCACGGCGTGGATGTCGTAGTGCATAGCGCAAGCAAATACATGAGCGGTCAAGGGCTAAGCATAGCAGGTGCTGTGATAGCTAGTAAAGACCTTAATAAAAAAATCATAAATAGTTCAAGATATGTTCATTTTAAAGAGCCTGATGATAGCTACCATGGACTTGTATATGCCAAACTTACGGACAATTTTGATATATACACTCTTAGAATGAGGCTTTCTTTAATAAGAGATATCGGAGCAACTATTTCACCATTTAACTCTTGGCAGCTGATACAAGGACTTGAAACACTTGCTCTTCGTATGAAAAAACACTCCGATAACACACTAAAAATTGCTGAATTTTTAAATTCTCACAAAGCAGTTAAAAGTGTCACATATCCAGGATTAAAAAGCGACAAAGGATATGAAAGAGCTCAAAAATACTTCGACAGTGGCATGGCAAGCGGTCTGCTTTGCTTTGAAGTTGATAGTTTTGAAGTAGCGAAAAAAGTGCTTGATAGAGTTAAAATTTTTAGCATCGTTGTTAATATCGGTGATTCAAAATCGATCATCACTCACCCTGCTTCAACTACGCATCAGCAAATTCCAGCTAAAGAACTAGAAAAAATTGGCGTTCCAGCGGGTCTGATTCGACTAAGCATTGGCTTAGAAGATGCTGATGATTTGATTGAAGATTTAAAACAGGCTTTAGAGGGATAA
- a CDS encoding HAD family hydrolase, which yields MKTIIFDMDGTLIDSSKAICVTVNEVRRELGFDSDLAEDFIVKAINEIGRDLGKEFYGLNVINSKLRDGFETKFKINYDRYARAYEGVEELLKKCVEANYFVALASNAPQETLNDILVKNNIYKYFNHIIGASKDVPQKPDPTMINLLKDMSGFGKVLFVGDSYKDELAAINAKVDYINVCWGFGAKSNDAINIYDTQKAWQYIESL from the coding sequence TTGAAAACGATAATTTTTGATATGGACGGCACTCTCATAGATAGCTCAAAAGCGATTTGCGTGACGGTTAATGAGGTTCGCAGAGAGCTTGGGTTTGATAGCGATTTGGCTGAGGATTTTATAGTTAAAGCGATAAATGAAATTGGGCGAGATCTCGGCAAAGAATTTTACGGACTAAACGTCATAAATTCAAAGCTAAGAGATGGTTTTGAGACTAAATTTAAGATAAATTACGACAGATACGCAAGGGCTTATGAGGGCGTAGAAGAGCTGCTTAAAAAGTGCGTGGAGGCAAACTATTTTGTAGCACTTGCCAGTAATGCACCGCAAGAAACCCTAAACGATATTTTAGTAAAAAATAATATTTATAAATATTTTAATCATATCATTGGAGCCAGTAAAGATGTACCGCAAAAGCCTGATCCGACTATGATAAATTTGCTTAAGGATATGAGTGGTTTTGGTAAGGTTTTGTTTGTGGGGGATAGTTATAAAGATGAGCTTGCCGCTATCAATGCTAAGGTGGATTATATAAACGTATGTTGGGGGTTTGGAGCTAAGAGTAATGATGCTATAAATATATACGATACCCAAAAAGCATGGCAATATATAGAGTCTTTGTAG
- a CDS encoding alpha/beta hydrolase: MNLARRKIYIGKIPAILWGQSCEKICIYIHGQYGNKEEAELFSKIVCKHGWQVISVDLPEHGERVYEKDKFNPLNVVAELKSLMNFIKNRWSKISLYATSIGAYFSILAYKNDKIYSCLFVSPILDMKKLILDMMSYANVTATQLEQCKIIKTDFGQILSWEYFKYVLDNPIEKWDLPTEILYGKKDEMVKIDTIIKFASNFNCSVTICNEAEHWFHTEKQLRYLKIWILEKFCKDKNFS; encoded by the coding sequence ATGAATCTTGCAAGAAGAAAAATATATATCGGTAAAATACCAGCGATTTTATGGGGTCAGTCATGCGAAAAAATATGCATCTACATACACGGACAATACGGCAACAAAGAAGAAGCGGAATTGTTTTCAAAAATAGTATGCAAACACGGCTGGCAAGTTATTAGCGTTGACTTGCCTGAACACGGCGAAAGAGTGTATGAAAAAGATAAGTTTAATCCTTTAAATGTGGTTGCGGAATTAAAATCACTTATGAATTTTATCAAAAATAGATGGTCTAAAATATCTCTGTATGCAACCAGTATAGGCGCTTATTTTAGCATACTGGCATATAAAAATGATAAAATTTATTCTTGCTTATTTGTATCTCCAATTTTAGACATGAAGAAGTTGATTTTAGATATGATGTCCTACGCCAATGTAACAGCTACTCAACTAGAACAATGCAAAATTATCAAAACAGATTTTGGACAAATCCTTTCTTGGGAATATTTTAAATATGTTTTAGACAATCCTATTGAAAAATGGGATTTACCTACCGAAATACTATATGGCAAAAAAGATGAGATGGTTAAAATAGATACCATAATTAAATTCGCCAGTAATTTTAATTGTTCTGTGACGATATGCAATGAAGCAGAACACTGGTTTCATACAGAAAAACAGTTAAGATATTTGAAAATTTGGATATTGGAAAAATTTTGTAAAGACAAGAACTTTTCCTGA
- a CDS encoding DUF2018 family protein: MDYDIFAQNPRDKFFDILFNANRNLVENETEKLLERFVAMSIYCERNGFDEIQQNAFIAQNQTEIHEGLNDIYIGLSGDILSQNE; encoded by the coding sequence ATGGATTATGATATCTTTGCTCAAAATCCAAGAGATAAATTTTTTGATATTTTATTTAACGCAAACAGAAATTTAGTAGAGAACGAGACTGAAAAACTACTTGAAAGATTTGTGGCTATGAGCATATATTGCGAGCGTAACGGATTTGATGAAATTCAGCAAAACGCATTCATAGCGCAAAATCAAACTGAAATTCATGAAGGCTTAAATGATATTTACATCGGACTTAGTGGGGATATTTTAAGTCAAAATGAGTAA
- a CDS encoding polyprenyl synthetase family protein, with protein MDKIDEIMYQFIDDLGYDRASEIFRNVSSGKKLRSKLLLKIAGESEESLRLCAIIELIHLASLLHDDVIDNSDTRRGKPSINATFGTKRAIMLGDILYSKGFYELSKFDPKIAQNISDAVCKLSIGEMMDVELSRDFNTDKEAYRTMIYYKTAVLIEATAAVGANLTGLDEEKFRNYGKNLGLAFQLVDDILDITQDAQTLGKPNLSDLKEGKVTLPYIYLYENLGDEDRGRLMNLFKAELNTAQIDWVKSKMSRTSSIERSIKEAKELGKKALESIAQYNISELDHMVSSMIDREF; from the coding sequence ATGGATAAAATTGATGAAATAATGTATCAATTTATAGATGATCTTGGATATGACCGAGCTAGTGAAATTTTTAGGAATGTTAGCTCAGGTAAAAAGCTTAGATCAAAGTTGCTTTTAAAAATTGCCGGAGAGAGTGAGGAGAGCCTGAGGTTGTGCGCTATAATAGAGCTTATACACCTTGCAAGCTTGCTTCACGATGATGTGATAGACAATTCTGATACAAGGCGAGGCAAGCCTAGTATAAATGCTACTTTTGGTACAAAAAGAGCCATAATGCTAGGCGATATACTATATTCTAAAGGTTTTTACGAACTATCCAAATTTGACCCAAAAATAGCTCAAAATATCTCAGATGCAGTCTGCAAACTAAGTATAGGCGAGATGATGGATGTGGAGCTATCTAGAGATTTTAATACCGATAAAGAGGCTTATCGCACCATGATTTACTATAAAACCGCAGTGCTTATAGAGGCTACTGCTGCGGTAGGTGCAAATTTGACCGGGCTTGATGAGGAAAAATTTAGAAATTATGGTAAAAATTTGGGATTAGCTTTTCAGCTAGTCGATGATATTTTAGATATTACTCAAGATGCTCAAACTTTGGGTAAGCCTAATCTAAGTGATTTAAAAGAGGGCAAAGTAACTCTTCCATATATCTATCTTTATGAAAATTTAGGTGATGAGGATAGAGGAAGGCTTATGAATCTTTTTAAAGCGGAGCTAAACACTGCTCAAATTGATTGGGTGAAATCTAAAATGTCTAGAACCAGCTCTATAGAACGCTCGATAAAAGAGGCCAAAGAGCTTGGTAAAAAGGCTTTAGAAAGCATAGCTCAATATAATATTAGTGAACTTGATCATATGGTTAGCAGTATGATCGATAGGGAATTTTAA
- the hemA gene encoding glutamyl-tRNA reductase — protein MHYTSVSFTHKNTDISVRERLSFSNIERKTEILRLLNSSQNINECMVLNTCNRVEIIASVKEIEGASKHIISCISLLCGIDYEELYTRADIYEDNGAIHHLFAVASSLDSLVIGETQIAGQLKEAFKFAYANGNCGMKLGRAIEAAFKCAAEVRNKTEISKNPVSVSSVAAQKAKEMFDGNINGMVAVIVGAGEMAELAAKHIISSGARVIILGRNIAKAKVLSMSLGDNNEYDSIENLKDYINKYQLIFSATASPYPVILDSMIEKREFDRYFFDIAVPRDIAVTPSENIKIYAVDDLKEIVSRNLALREEQAQIAYTIVGRNTTHFFRHLRELAITPVIKGIREQAKECAQKELEKAIKKGYLKHSDHDEAYKLIHQVFKAFLHAPTMKLKSLADDSNSENIIKFTKNVFDIKNHTHIEDGEFEWESE, from the coding sequence ATGCATTATACAAGCGTAAGTTTTACACATAAAAATACTGATATTTCAGTTAGAGAGAGGCTTTCGTTTTCTAATATAGAGAGAAAGACAGAAATTTTAAGGCTCTTAAATTCAAGCCAAAATATTAATGAATGTATGGTTTTAAATACCTGCAATAGAGTCGAAATTATCGCTAGCGTAAAGGAGATAGAGGGAGCTAGTAAGCATATAATATCCTGTATATCTCTGCTTTGCGGTATAGATTATGAGGAGCTTTACACTAGAGCCGATATATATGAAGATAACGGGGCTATTCACCATTTATTCGCCGTAGCAAGCTCTCTTGATAGCTTAGTTATAGGCGAGACTCAGATAGCAGGACAATTAAAAGAGGCTTTTAAATTCGCTTACGCAAACGGAAATTGCGGAATGAAGCTTGGTAGAGCCATAGAAGCGGCTTTTAAGTGTGCTGCAGAGGTTAGAAATAAGACTGAAATTTCTAAAAATCCAGTATCTGTTTCAAGCGTGGCGGCTCAAAAAGCAAAAGAGATGTTTGACGGTAATATTAATGGAATGGTTGCCGTAATAGTAGGCGCAGGAGAGATGGCAGAGCTTGCCGCAAAGCATATCATAAGTAGCGGTGCCAGAGTAATAATCCTTGGTAGGAATATCGCCAAAGCAAAAGTTTTATCTATGTCATTAGGCGATAATAACGAATATGATTCTATTGAAAATTTAAAAGATTATATCAATAAATATCAGCTTATATTTTCTGCTACGGCTTCGCCATATCCTGTAATACTTGATTCGATGATAGAAAAAAGAGAGTTTGATAGATATTTTTTTGATATCGCGGTACCTAGAGATATAGCTGTAACTCCTAGTGAAAATATTAAAATTTATGCAGTCGATGATCTAAAGGAGATCGTGAGTAGAAATTTAGCTCTCAGAGAGGAACAGGCGCAGATAGCTTATACTATCGTAGGAAGAAATACGACACACTTCTTTAGACACCTTAGAGAGCTTGCTATCACTCCTGTTATAAAAGGTATTAGAGAGCAGGCTAAAGAGTGCGCTCAAAAAGAGCTTGAAAAGGCTATTAAAAAGGGCTATTTAAAGCATAGCGATCATGATGAAGCATATAAGCTGATTCATCAAGTTTTTAAGGCATTTTTACATGCGCCTACTATGAAATTAAAATCTTTGGCAGATGATAGCAACTCCGAAAATATAATAAAATTTACAAAAAATGTCTTTGATATAAAGAACCACACACATATTGAGGATGGCGAATTTGAATGGGAGAGTGAGTAG
- a CDS encoding proline--tRNA ligase has translation MRFSRLYVPTLKEAPKDASLPSHKFLLRAGFIEQTGSGLYNFLPLGKIVLDKIRNVVKDEMDNAGAQEVTMSVVTAGELWKESGRFDVFGKELLRFKDRKDNDFVISPTNEEAVVALVRGKITSYKQLPLNLYQINTKFRDEARPRFGLLRGREFLMKDAYSFHANEEDLKREFDLMEETYSRIFTRLGLNFRAVEADSGAIGGSGSKEFMVLADNGEDDILVCSCCKYAANIEAAKRQKRTSDTERPEADASKFYTPNATTIKDIAEFFRVSEFYTIKAVIKKAIYKDEEKVVVFFIRGDDELQEVKATNACGALEITDASEEEISKVGLVTGFCGPVGLHGVEFFIDRELEGETQMICGANEKDYHFVGVSVSNFNSDRFKDLVAVKEGDRCPHCAGKLSVSKGIEVGHIFQLGQKYSAAMNATFLDENGKAKPFYMGCYGIGVSRLVAVMCEASYDEKGIIWNKQTAPFEVEIIISNLKDEAGVKFANELYNELRSFGISALLDDRNERFGVKMNDYELIGIPYAVVVGKGLENGEVEMIKRDGLEKTVVNKDKILDAIREVLC, from the coding sequence GTGAGATTTTCTAGACTTTATGTACCGACTTTGAAAGAGGCTCCAAAGGATGCTAGCTTGCCGAGTCATAAATTTTTGTTAAGAGCGGGATTTATAGAGCAAACCGGAAGTGGGCTTTATAACTTTTTGCCACTTGGTAAAATCGTGCTTGATAAGATAAGAAACGTAGTAAAAGATGAGATGGATAACGCCGGAGCTCAAGAGGTAACGATGAGTGTTGTTACTGCTGGTGAACTATGGAAAGAGAGTGGACGATTTGATGTGTTTGGTAAGGAGCTTTTGAGATTTAAAGATCGTAAAGACAATGATTTTGTAATAAGTCCTACCAACGAAGAGGCTGTAGTGGCTCTTGTGCGCGGCAAAATTACTAGCTACAAGCAGCTGCCGCTAAATTTGTATCAGATTAATACTAAATTTAGAGATGAGGCCAGACCGCGCTTTGGACTGCTTAGAGGGCGAGAATTTTTGATGAAAGATGCTTATAGCTTCCACGCTAACGAAGAGGATTTAAAGCGCGAATTTGATCTCATGGAAGAGACATATTCTAGAATTTTTACCCGTTTGGGGCTAAATTTCCGTGCGGTTGAGGCAGATAGCGGAGCTATCGGAGGAAGCGGAAGCAAGGAATTTATGGTTCTAGCAGATAACGGAGAGGATGATATATTGGTGTGCTCTTGCTGTAAATACGCAGCAAATATAGAAGCTGCTAAAAGACAAAAGCGAACTAGCGATACCGAAAGGCCTGAAGCCGATGCGAGCAAATTTTATACTCCTAACGCAACAACCATAAAGGACATAGCTGAGTTTTTTAGGGTTAGCGAATTTTATACCATAAAAGCGGTGATAAAAAAGGCTATTTATAAAGATGAAGAAAAGGTTGTGGTCTTTTTCATTCGCGGCGATGACGAGCTTCAAGAGGTGAAGGCGACCAATGCATGCGGCGCGCTTGAGATAACGGATGCTAGTGAAGAAGAGATAAGCAAAGTCGGTCTTGTGACTGGATTTTGCGGACCGGTTGGGCTTCATGGTGTTGAGTTTTTTATCGATAGAGAGCTTGAGGGCGAAACTCAGATGATATGCGGTGCAAACGAGAAAGACTACCACTTCGTAGGAGTTAGCGTTAGCAACTTTAATAGCGACCGCTTTAAAGACCTTGTTGCGGTAAAAGAGGGTGATAGATGTCCGCACTGCGCTGGAAAACTCAGCGTTAGCAAAGGCATTGAAGTTGGACACATCTTTCAGCTTGGACAGAAGTATTCAGCCGCGATGAATGCAACTTTCCTTGATGAAAATGGTAAAGCAAAGCCGTTTTATATGGGGTGTTATGGTATCGGAGTTAGCCGCTTGGTAGCCGTTATGTGTGAGGCTAGTTATGATGAAAAAGGAATTATTTGGAATAAACAAACAGCGCCTTTTGAAGTAGAGATCATAATCTCCAATTTAAAAGATGAAGCTGGGGTGAAATTTGCAAATGAGCTTTATAATGAGCTTAGAAGCTTTGGAATTTCAGCTTTACTTGATGATAGAAACGAGAGATTTGGTGTCAAGATGAATGACTATGAGCTTATAGGAATTCCTTATGCTGTAGTTGTTGGCAAAGGACTTGAAAACGGCGAAGTTGAGATGATAAAACGAGACGGGTTAGAAAAGACAGTAGTTAATAAAGATAAAATCTTAGACGCTATTAGAGAGGTTTTATGCTAA
- a CDS encoding FxsA family protein, whose amino-acid sequence MLRRLFLPYIIIEMFALYLFVNKYGFFNFVLEVILTAILGSVIMFRVGFVQFFSRAMFIRVSDIFGALGIAIGGFFILIPGLVSDFLGIAILILSMFTIFKNLNNTKNYSEFKSRSKETKNSENIDIIDVEIVEESKTIKNY is encoded by the coding sequence ATGCTAAGAAGATTGTTTTTGCCATATATCATTATTGAGATGTTTGCATTATACCTTTTTGTCAATAAATACGGTTTTTTTAACTTTGTTTTAGAAGTTATATTGACTGCAATTTTAGGCTCTGTTATTATGTTTAGAGTAGGATTTGTTCAGTTTTTTTCAAGAGCTATGTTTATAAGAGTTAGTGATATTTTCGGAGCTTTAGGGATAGCTATAGGTGGATTTTTTATACTTATTCCTGGACTTGTGAGCGATTTTTTGGGTATAGCTATATTAATTTTATCTATGTTTACGATTTTTAAAAATTTGAATAATACTAAAAATTATAGTGAATTTAAATCAAGAAGCAAAGAGACCAAAAATAGCGAAAATATCGATATTATAGATGTTGAAATTGTTGAAGAGAGTAAAACTATAAAAAATTATTAA
- the hemC gene encoding hydroxymethylbilane synthase — translation MKNLKIATRKSILAMWQSEHIKAKILEFHKDIDVELVGMKTKGDVILDTPLAKIGGKGLFTKELEDSMLKGETHIAVHSLKDVPVAFPDGLVLAAICSREDVRDAMISEKFAKFEDLPKGAKVGTTSLRRKMQLLRMRPDLEIISLRGNVQTRLRKLREGEFDAIILAMAGINRLNLKDEVKFIYPFELDQMIPAMGQGALGIEAVDSEEILKSIEFLRDERAVIETTVERDFVTLLEGGCQVPIGINAKLDKEQIHINAIVGLPDGSEVLQKSLSVQKSEFANVGKELAREFIARGAKELLKRAEEMANI, via the coding sequence ATGAAAAATTTAAAAATAGCGACAAGAAAAAGTATCCTAGCTATGTGGCAAAGCGAGCATATCAAGGCTAAAATTTTAGAATTTCATAAAGATATAGATGTAGAGCTTGTCGGCATGAAGACAAAGGGTGATGTTATACTTGATACTCCGCTTGCCAAGATCGGCGGCAAGGGGCTTTTTACCAAAGAGCTTGAAGATAGCATGCTAAAAGGCGAAACTCATATCGCGGTTCATAGCCTAAAAGATGTGCCTGTGGCTTTTCCCGATGGGCTTGTGCTTGCTGCAATCTGCTCCCGTGAAGATGTGCGCGACGCTATGATAAGCGAAAAATTTGCTAAATTTGAAGATCTGCCTAAGGGTGCCAAAGTAGGAACCACGAGCCTTAGACGTAAGATGCAGCTTTTAAGGATGAGACCGGATCTTGAGATCATCTCGCTTAGAGGAAACGTCCAAACTAGGCTAAGAAAGCTAAGAGAGGGCGAATTTGACGCGATCATCCTAGCTATGGCAGGCATAAACCGTCTAAATTTAAAAGATGAGGTTAAATTTATCTATCCTTTTGAGCTAGATCAAATGATACCCGCGATGGGGCAGGGTGCGCTTGGGATAGAGGCTGTTGATAGCGAAGAAATTTTAAAATCGATAGAGTTCTTGCGTGATGAAAGAGCCGTTATAGAAACAACAGTGGAGCGTGACTTCGTGACGTTGCTTGAAGGCGGGTGTCAGGTGCCTATCGGCATAAACGCAAAGCTTGATAAAGAGCAAATCCATATAAATGCTATTGTGGGACTTCCTGATGGAAGCGAGGTTTTGCAAAAGAGTTTAAGCGTGCAAAAGAGCGAATTTGCAAATGTGGGCAAAGAGCTTGCGCGTGAATTTATCGCTCGCGGTGCAAAAGAGCTTTTAAAGCGCGCTGAGGAGATGGCAAATATATAA